Proteins found in one Streptococcus mitis genomic segment:
- the accB gene encoding acetyl-CoA carboxylase biotin carboxyl carrier protein: MNLNDIKDLMAQFDQSSLREFSYKNGTDELQFSKNEARLVSEVAAPVAPAPVLATPSSVAPSSAPAETVVAETSAPAEASVAAEGDVVESPLVGVAYLAAGPDKPAFVTVGDSVKKGQTLVIIEAMKVMNEIPAPKDGVVTEILVSNEEMVEFGKGLVRIK; encoded by the coding sequence ATGAATTTAAACGATATTAAAGACTTGATGGCCCAATTTGACCAGTCAAGTTTGAGAGAATTTTCTTATAAAAATGGGACGGATGAGTTGCAGTTTAGCAAGAATGAAGCGAGACTTGTATCTGAAGTTGCAGCTCCAGTTGCTCCAGCGCCCGTTCTAGCAACACCAAGTTCAGTAGCTCCTTCATCTGCTCCTGCAGAAACTGTAGTGGCAGAAACTTCGGCACCAGCCGAAGCAAGTGTGGCTGCTGAGGGAGATGTTGTAGAGAGTCCACTTGTTGGGGTGGCTTACTTGGCTGCTGGTCCTGATAAACCTGCATTCGTTACAGTTGGTGATAGTGTCAAAAAAGGCCAAACATTGGTCATCATCGAAGCTATGAAAGTCATGAATGAAATCCCAGCTCCTAAGGATGGTGTGGTAACGGAAATTCTTGTTTCTAACGAAGAAATGGTTGAGTTTGGTAAAGGATTGGTACGTATCAAATGA
- the fabF gene encoding beta-ketoacyl-ACP synthase II, whose amino-acid sequence MKLNRVVVTGYGVTSPIGNTPEEFWNSLTTGKIGIGPITKFDHSDFDVHNAAEIQDFPFDKYFVKKDTNRFDNYSLYALYAAQEAVNHANLDVEALDKDRFGVIVASGIGGIKEIEDQVLRLNEKGPKRVKPLTLPKALPNMASGNVAMRFGANGVCKSINTACASSNDAIGDAFRSIKFGFQDVMLVGGSEASITPFAIAGFQALTALSTTEDPTRASIPFDKDRNGFVMGEGSGMLVLESLEHAEKRGATILAEVVGYGNTCDAYHMTSPHPEGQGAIKAIKLALEEAEISPEQVAYVNAHGTSTPANEKGESGAIVAVLGKEVPVSSTKSFTGHLLGAAGAVEAIVTIEAMRHNFVPMTAGTSEVSDYIEANVVYGQGLEQEIPYAISNTFGFGGHNAVLAFKRWENK is encoded by the coding sequence ATGAAACTAAATCGCGTAGTAGTAACAGGTTATGGAGTAACATCTCCAATCGGAAATACACCAGAAGAATTTTGGAATAGTTTGACAACTGGAAAAATCGGAATTGGTCCAATTACAAAATTTGATCATAGTGACTTTGATGTGCATAATGCAGCAGAAATCCAAGATTTTCCTTTTGATAAATACTTTGTTAAGAAAGATACCAATCGTTTCGATAACTACTCTTTGTATGCCTTGTACGCAGCCCAAGAAGCCGTTAATCATGCCAATTTAGATGTAGAGGCTCTTGATAAAGATCGTTTTGGTGTTATCGTGGCCTCTGGTATTGGTGGAATCAAAGAAATTGAGGATCAAGTGCTTCGACTCAACGAAAAAGGGCCAAAACGTGTGAAACCATTGACCCTTCCAAAAGCCTTGCCAAATATGGCTTCAGGAAATGTTGCTATGCGTTTTGGAGCAAACGGTGTTTGTAAATCCATCAATACTGCCTGCGCTTCATCAAATGACGCGATTGGGGATGCCTTCCGCTCAATTAAGTTTGGTTTCCAAGACGTTATGTTGGTAGGTGGTTCAGAAGCTTCGATCACACCTTTTGCTATTGCTGGTTTCCAAGCCCTAACTGCTCTCTCAACTACAGAGGATCCAACTCGTGCTTCTATCCCATTTGATAAGGACCGTAATGGGTTTGTTATGGGTGAAGGTTCAGGGATGTTGGTTCTTGAAAGTCTTGAACACGCCGAAAAACGTGGCGCTACTATCCTGGCTGAAGTGGTTGGTTACGGAAATACTTGTGATGCCTACCACATGACTTCACCACATCCAGAAGGTCAAGGAGCTATCAAGGCAATCAAACTAGCCTTGGAAGAAGCTGAGATTTCTCCAGAACAAGTAGCCTATGTCAATGCTCACGGAACATCAACTCCTGCTAATGAAAAAGGAGAAAGTGGTGCGATTGTGGCTGTTCTTGGTAAGGAAGTACCTGTATCATCAACCAAATCATTCACAGGACATTTGCTGGGGGCTGCAGGTGCAGTAGAAGCTATCGTCACAATCGAGGCTATGCGTCATAACTTTGTACCAATGACAGCTGGCACAAGCGAAGTATCAGACTATATCGAAGCCAATGTGGTTTATGGACAAGGCTTGGAGCAAGAAATTCCATACGCTATTTCAAATACCTTTGGTTTTGGTGGCCACAATGCAGTTCTTGCTTTCAAACGTTGGGAGAATAAATAA